The genomic stretch CCGATGAGCTGATGATGGTGGAGTTTGCTTTCGATGAAGGCGGGGTCGGCGCACCCCACTCCCACCCGCATGTGCAGGCGAGCTATGTCGCCGAAGGCCGTTTCGAGGTAACCGTCGGGGACAGGACTAATGTCCTGTCGGCAGGCGACAGCTTCATAGTTCCGTCGAATGTCGTGCACGGAGTGGTTGCGCTTGAGGAGGGGCGCCTCGTCGACTCGTTCACACCGCACCGGGCCGATTTCCTCGCGTGACACGCCCAGCGATAGCGCAGATCAGCGGCGTCTTGGCTCTGCCAACTCCGCCGCCTCCACATCGAAATGATCGAGGATAATGCCGATATTGCGCTTGTGGGCCTTGAAGTAGACATCGAATACGTCGCCTAGCAGCGGCACGCTTCCGACAGCCGCATCGACAGCAATATTGGTCAGCATTCGCGCCAGCTTGTCTGATGGGACTCCAAGCTTTCGGCCTTCGTTGACGATCGCCAGTCCGATGATCGCGCCGCTCGCATCGCCGATCACCGGAAGCAATCCCAGAAGTGAATCAGCCCCGAAGCGGATGCCGGTTCCGGGTACGCGGACGGCTGTATCGAGAAGCCGGGCGAGATTATTCAGCCGACGCAGTCGCCGAAGCAACTGGATCCGCTCCTCGTGAGACCGGCTGCCGGTACCCCATCCTTCATCGTTCCCAGACATCATGTGCCAATCTCTTGATGCACCACCTCGTCGTCAGGACAGAATGAGGAAACTGGCTGCGGGGTTCCGTTCAAACCGGAACCACAGCCATGGCGATGAGTTATTCTCGCATCCTGATGGAGGAGACAATGGGCATCGAACAGGCACCAACCGAAGAGGGCAAGGAATCCGCCCGTGGTTTGAAAGACAGCAGCAAGGCAGAAGAACGGCACGTTGAAGCCGAGAAAGGCAGCGATCTGGCCAAGGGCGCTGACCGCTTCGAAGAACGTGCGCGCAGCTCCGACGGCCGAAGCGCGGGTGACAAGCAACACGACTGACGAAATCATGAGAGCCAGCTCCGCGGGAACAAGGGCTGGCTTTCGTTTTCTACCTCGTTCATGATGCCGTCGTTTCAATCGAAAGCGACACGAAAGACGGCGCATGTTTCTGACCCCCCGGCAGGAGGAAATCGTCCAACTGGCCAGACTGCATGGGCGAGTCCTGGTCGACGAGTTGTCCAACCGCTTTACCGTCTCTCCTCAGACGATCCGCAAGGATCTGAATGACCTCTGCGACCGCCAACTGCTCAATCGCATCCATGGCGGAGCAACCTTTCCCAGCAGTACCGAAAACATGCAGTACGAGGCGCGACGCCAGATTGCAGCCCAGGAAAAGCAGGCGATCGGGCTGGCGGCCGCCGCACTCATCCCCAACAACGCATCGCTGTTCATCAACATTGGCACTACGACGGAAGCTGTGGGCGAGGCGTTGACCAAGCATCAAGAAATGATGGTCATCACCAATAACATCAATGTTGCCAATCGATTGCGCCTGCTTCCCTCGATCGAGGTGATCATCGCGGGAGGCGTGGTCCGTGCTTCCGACGGCGGCATCGTCGGGGAAGCGGCGGTGGACTTCATCCGCCAGTTCAAAGTGGACTTTGCGGTGATCGGTGCGTCAGCCATCGACGCAGACGGCGCCCTGCTCGACTTCGACTTCCGGGAAGTGAAGGTTGCTCAGGCGATCATCGCCAATGCCAGACATGTCATTCTCGTTTCCGACTCGACCAAGTTCGAGCGAACTGCGCCCGTCCGGATCGCGCAGATCACGCAAGTCCACACCTTCATAACGGATCACTGCCCCGTACCATCGCTTCGAAGGATCTGTACCGAAAGCGGCGTCGCGCTGATCGAAACGGACACCATTCCGAAAACTTTCGTTTGACATTCGTTTTTAGCTCGTATGAACTGTCTCTGACTTTCGTTATTGTCGCCTGATGCGACTTCCGAAATCGTGGGGCGAGCGTGAACGGGCCGGAATTCGACATATTCGTGATTGGCGGCGGCATCAATGGATGCGGGATTGCGCGCGACGCCATCGGCCGCGGATATAAAGTTGCCCTTGCCGAAATGAACGATTTTGGCGCCGGCACGTCCTCCGGCTCCACGAAGCTTATCCA from Pseudorhizobium banfieldiae encodes the following:
- a CDS encoding cupin domain-containing protein, with the protein product MKIFARKDEGDWTDLGGGNRRRILLHTDELMMVEFAFDEGGVGAPHSHPHVQASYVAEGRFEVTVGDRTNVLSAGDSFIVPSNVVHGVVALEEGRLVDSFTPHRADFLA
- a CDS encoding DUF4112 domain-containing protein, whose product is MMSGNDEGWGTGSRSHEERIQLLRRLRRLNNLARLLDTAVRVPGTGIRFGADSLLGLLPVIGDASGAIIGLAIVNEGRKLGVPSDKLARMLTNIAVDAAVGSVPLLGDVFDVYFKAHKRNIGIILDHFDVEAAELAEPRRR
- a CDS encoding DeoR/GlpR family DNA-binding transcription regulator, which produces MFLTPRQEEIVQLARLHGRVLVDELSNRFTVSPQTIRKDLNDLCDRQLLNRIHGGATFPSSTENMQYEARRQIAAQEKQAIGLAAAALIPNNASLFINIGTTTEAVGEALTKHQEMMVITNNINVANRLRLLPSIEVIIAGGVVRASDGGIVGEAAVDFIRQFKVDFAVIGASAIDADGALLDFDFREVKVAQAIIANARHVILVSDSTKFERTAPVRIAQITQVHTFITDHCPVPSLRRICTESGVALIETDTIPKTFV